Proteins from a genomic interval of Desulfovulcanus ferrireducens:
- a CDS encoding glycosyltransferase family 9 protein: MRKNKNVLVINLTRFGDLLQTQPVFTGYKKKGYDVALVCLENFAGATCLLRDVDHVFPLPGARLLALLDKSWPQALKELHLWARNIGDNLPISLVVNLTPSISARLLSRLFSGVKTSESGEPSRSVGFGLDELGFGYYSNNWAAFLQASSKARGCSPFNLVDIQVRAAELEPGDIVFKLKDPEPGTVKKCQQNLKGLAPEGAKGFIGFQLGASDDKRRWPVAHFVRLAELLWPKLKLSPVLFGAESEKGLADRFKQMSSGPYIDLIGQTDLVHLAGYLRQCKLLVTNDTGTMHLAAGLSVPIVAFFLATAQPWDTGPYLENSLCLEPKVSCHPCSFDQVCEHKFKCRKTIGPEVVFKAIESFLNSKCWPEILEPRVLAWKSIKESHFMGLEQLGDDVPDRVKWMHLQRYFYASFLDNRLCLSPDRKFFPGSEFGQKLIEDIVRINSLLELLVQQARVLQQSRVKTLQHKFMQTWQRLGQLFEKNKYFSVLGLLWTYQSQEAGKNLDAFVRLCSNYSTLLTSMLNFFSVDRGT; the protein is encoded by the coding sequence ATGAGAAAGAATAAAAATGTTTTGGTCATAAATTTGACGCGATTTGGGGATCTTTTACAGACCCAGCCTGTTTTTACTGGTTACAAGAAAAAGGGATATGATGTCGCTCTGGTCTGTCTGGAAAATTTTGCCGGTGCAACCTGCCTGCTTCGGGATGTGGACCATGTTTTTCCCCTGCCCGGAGCCAGGCTACTTGCCCTGCTTGATAAATCATGGCCACAGGCCCTTAAAGAACTTCACTTGTGGGCAAGAAATATCGGCGATAATTTACCAATTAGCCTGGTTGTTAACTTGACACCCTCCATAAGCGCCCGTCTGCTTTCACGTTTATTTTCTGGTGTAAAAACTAGCGAAAGCGGCGAACCAAGCCGGAGCGTTGGTTTTGGTCTGGATGAACTTGGTTTTGGCTATTACTCCAATAATTGGGCAGCTTTTTTACAGGCATCCTCAAAAGCCAGAGGGTGTAGTCCCTTTAATCTTGTGGATATTCAGGTTCGCGCCGCAGAACTTGAGCCGGGAGACATTGTTTTTAAACTCAAAGACCCAGAGCCTGGAACAGTTAAAAAATGTCAACAAAACTTGAAAGGTCTGGCTCCTGAAGGAGCCAAGGGGTTTATTGGGTTTCAACTGGGAGCCAGTGATGACAAGCGGCGTTGGCCTGTTGCCCATTTTGTCCGCCTGGCTGAGTTGTTGTGGCCAAAGTTAAAACTTTCTCCTGTTCTGTTTGGGGCCGAGTCAGAGAAGGGCCTGGCTGACCGGTTCAAACAAATGAGCTCCGGGCCGTATATTGATCTGATTGGTCAGACAGATCTTGTGCATCTGGCCGGGTACTTGCGTCAGTGTAAGCTGTTGGTCACAAATGATACAGGAACCATGCACCTGGCAGCAGGTTTGAGTGTTCCTATCGTGGCTTTTTTTCTGGCTACTGCCCAGCCTTGGGATACCGGGCCTTATTTAGAAAATAGCCTATGTTTGGAGCCGAAAGTTTCTTGTCATCCCTGCTCTTTCGATCAGGTGTGTGAACATAAATTTAAATGCAGGAAAACTATTGGCCCGGAGGTTGTGTTCAAGGCTATTGAAAGTTTTTTAAATTCAAAGTGTTGGCCTGAAATTTTAGAACCAAGGGTTTTGGCCTGGAAAAGCATAAAGGAAAGTCACTTTATGGGGCTCGAGCAACTTGGAGATGATGTGCCGGATAGAGTCAAATGGATGCATTTGCAGCGTTACTTTTATGCTTCTTTTTTGGATAATAGACTTTGTCTGTCTCCGGATAGAAAATTTTTTCCTGGCTCTGAATTTGGCCAGAAACTGATTGAGGATATTGTAAGGATAAACTCGCTTCTTGAATTACTGGTTCAGCAGGCCAGAGTATTACAACAAAGCCGGGTAAAGACTTTACAGCATAAGTTCATGCAGACCTGGCAGAGACTTGGACAATTATTTGAAAAAAATAAATATTTTTCTGTGCTTGGTTTGCTCTGGACTTATCAGTCCCAGGAGGCAGGCAAGAATCTGGATGCGTTTGTCCGCCTCTGTTCTAATTACTCAACTCTGTTAACGAGCATGCTTAATTTTTTTTCTGTTGACCGTGGCACGTAA
- a CDS encoding class I SAM-dependent DNA methyltransferase, with product MDSNYSVTIPWNETVELQQDKEYCIVYDKKKQETYKIGFHEYRKIYSIPGLYEYLFYDKLKCCSPEKVCSFLERAIKTESLDMIDLHVLDLGAGNGMVGEQLRNVGVKTVYGLDIEKLAEKAVKRDRPTVYNDYYVADLTHLPQSLRDELNKKRFNCLVAVAALGFSVPPEVLIQGINLLSTPGWVAFNIKEDFLSGDDLTGFYFLIRNMIENDILDVRLQERYQHRLSIQGKPLYYIAIVGKKKADIPTEWLSKFKLCM from the coding sequence ATGGATAGTAATTATTCTGTTACCATACCATGGAATGAAACGGTTGAGCTTCAGCAGGACAAAGAATACTGTATTGTATATGATAAGAAAAAACAAGAAACCTACAAGATTGGATTTCATGAATACAGGAAAATATATTCAATACCTGGACTTTATGAGTATCTTTTCTATGATAAGCTTAAATGTTGTTCACCCGAAAAGGTTTGTAGCTTTCTTGAACGTGCAATCAAAACTGAGTCTCTTGATATGATTGATCTTCATGTATTAGACCTCGGTGCGGGAAATGGAATGGTTGGAGAACAGTTGCGCAATGTAGGTGTCAAAACAGTATACGGACTTGATATAGAAAAACTAGCAGAAAAAGCGGTAAAAAGAGATCGTCCAACGGTATATAATGATTATTATGTGGCTGACCTAACCCACTTACCTCAATCTCTGCGTGATGAGCTCAACAAAAAAAGATTTAATTGTTTAGTTGCGGTTGCAGCCTTGGGATTCAGTGTTCCTCCTGAAGTGCTTATCCAAGGAATAAACCTGCTCTCGACTCCAGGATGGGTTGCTTTCAATATTAAGGAAGACTTCCTTTCAGGTGATGATTTAACCGGATTTTATTTTTTAATACGAAATATGATAGAAAATGATATTCTTGATGTTCGCTTACAAGAAAGATATCAGCATAGATTATCAATTCAGGGGAAACCGCTTTACTATATTGCTATAGTAGGAAAGAAAAAAGCGGATATCCCAACTGAATGGTTAAGTAAGTTTAAATTGTGTATGTAA
- a CDS encoding ABC transporter substrate-binding protein has translation MYIKLILYLLSIQIFFLSNLWAAQKKFNLVLVHSYASDDVCGRPQYEGMLKVLRRSEPYEQMQTINFYMDTKATYTTREQIRMQAQKALEIIAKNKPNVVVTFDDAAFAYVGLKLVGDPRISVVFTGLNGQPEDYDRQRDFMLTRARPGYNVTGVYEKLYIQKSVNVLQSICPRVKRVIAIVDSTITGNAIKKQIALETKNIDVDWKTIQVESYEEYQNLVLKINKQRLADALYPVALSLPSARGQVTFKEIFRWTIEHSRLPDLALNYYFCRLGLFGGAAVDFTQMGMQAGEKVLCILQGKKAGDLSIEDAREYAIVFNRARARMLKVEIPKEILLAGDVIYEDIALLP, from the coding sequence ATGTATATCAAGCTGATCCTTTACCTTTTGAGTATACAGATATTTTTTCTATCTAACCTATGGGCAGCGCAGAAAAAATTTAATCTGGTTTTAGTGCATAGTTATGCCAGCGACGATGTGTGCGGAAGGCCACAGTACGAAGGAATGCTAAAGGTATTAAGAAGATCAGAGCCTTATGAACAAATGCAGACTATAAACTTTTATATGGATACCAAAGCTACTTACACCACCAGAGAACAGATCAGAATGCAGGCTCAAAAGGCCTTGGAAATCATAGCCAAAAATAAACCAAATGTGGTGGTTACTTTTGATGATGCAGCCTTTGCTTATGTGGGATTGAAACTTGTGGGAGATCCTCGCATTTCCGTGGTGTTTACCGGGCTAAATGGTCAGCCTGAAGATTATGATCGACAAAGAGATTTCATGCTTACGCGAGCCAGGCCAGGTTATAATGTAACCGGGGTTTATGAAAAATTGTATATCCAGAAATCGGTCAATGTACTACAAAGTATTTGTCCGAGGGTGAAAAGGGTCATTGCTATTGTGGATTCTACCATTACTGGCAATGCCATAAAGAAGCAGATTGCATTGGAAACAAAAAATATTGATGTCGACTGGAAAACCATTCAAGTGGAATCCTATGAAGAATACCAAAATTTGGTATTAAAGATAAACAAGCAGCGTTTAGCTGATGCTCTTTATCCTGTGGCCCTATCTTTACCCAGTGCCCGGGGTCAGGTGACATTTAAAGAGATTTTCAGGTGGACGATCGAACATTCAAGGTTGCCAGATTTAGCTTTAAATTATTATTTTTGTCGTTTAGGCTTGTTTGGCGGAGCAGCAGTGGATTTTACTCAGATGGGTATGCAGGCAGGAGAAAAAGTGCTTTGTATTTTACAGGGGAAAAAGGCTGGTGATTTATCCATTGAAGATGCCAGGGAGTATGCGATAGTTTTCAATCGGGCTAGAGCCAGGATGCTAAAAGTAGAAATCCCTAAAGAAATTTTACTAGCAGGAGATGTAATATATGAAGATATTGCTTTATTGCCTTGA
- the hypF gene encoding carbamoyltransferase HypF, which yields MNSKNILLKRNSYIVNGQVQGVGFRPFVYKMAMDLNLTGMVKNTSAGVLIEVQGSESQLSQFEFALKHKLPPLARIVHLEKKEIPLHDDETRFVILKSEGGEGHQVLISPDVCICDDCLQEIFDPEDRRYMYPFTNCTNCGPRFTITRSIPYDRDKTSMACFPMCPLCQKEYEDPLNRRFHAQPNACSECGPHVWLIDKQGKTLSSEKEALEETARLLTQGRVLAIKGLGGFHLACDATNDTAVNSLRQRKNRPAKPLAIMVPDIATARQVAHIDPHEEELLLGREHPIVVLKKKSDTALSPYLAPDTNYIGLMLPYTPLHCILLFLYQKYIGAEKLPALVMTSGNFSSEPISLGNREALKRLSKIADYFLVHNRDILIRCDDSVVYTSEGKRLFFRRARGYTPSPVFLASEGETVLGVGPELKNTICLTKENQAFVSQHIGDLKNLETYEFFLESIAHWQKILQVSPKAIVCDLHPDYLSTKYAREHGLPVYSLQHHFAHIHAVLAENKFSGPCLGLALDGTGYGEDGTLWGGELLLVDNVRLSHARLGCFSPISLPGGEMAIHEPWRIARSFLYSIGIDESREKLPWLKSFAKADQIVIQMLSKDINCPKSSSCGRFFDAVAALLGLRLKIDYEGQAAIILERVQDFSEKDFYEAKIKEKNGLLVFDTVEFMAQIVDDMEKGLDKGRISRRFHLGLMHGLCSWVKKASARTDIKHVALSGGVMQNLTLHRELPEMLKRQGLKPLMHRKVPPNDACISLGQAVYGQKMLKD from the coding sequence ATGAACTCAAAAAACATTCTTTTAAAGCGAAACTCATATATTGTTAACGGTCAGGTTCAAGGTGTTGGATTCAGGCCTTTTGTGTATAAAATGGCCATGGATTTAAACCTGACCGGAATGGTTAAGAATACTTCTGCCGGGGTACTTATCGAGGTTCAGGGCAGTGAAAGTCAGCTAAGCCAATTTGAATTTGCCTTGAAGCATAAGCTGCCCCCTCTGGCCAGAATTGTCCACCTGGAAAAAAAGGAGATCCCTCTTCACGATGACGAAACCCGGTTTGTCATTTTAAAAAGCGAAGGCGGTGAGGGACATCAGGTTTTGATAAGTCCGGATGTATGTATTTGTGATGATTGCCTGCAGGAAATCTTTGATCCTGAAGACCGGCGTTACATGTACCCCTTTACCAATTGCACCAATTGCGGGCCCAGGTTTACCATTACCCGTTCTATTCCCTATGATCGAGACAAGACCTCAATGGCCTGCTTTCCCATGTGTCCTCTATGCCAGAAAGAGTATGAGGATCCTTTAAACCGTCGTTTTCATGCCCAACCCAATGCCTGTTCAGAGTGCGGGCCCCATGTCTGGCTAATAGATAAGCAGGGAAAGACCTTGAGCAGTGAGAAGGAGGCGTTAGAAGAAACAGCCAGACTTTTGACCCAGGGGCGTGTTCTGGCCATAAAGGGGTTGGGCGGATTTCACCTGGCCTGTGATGCCACAAATGATACCGCGGTAAACTCCTTGCGCCAGAGAAAAAACAGGCCGGCCAAGCCTTTGGCGATTATGGTTCCGGACATAGCTACTGCCCGCCAGGTTGCCCATATTGATCCCCATGAAGAAGAACTCCTTCTGGGCCGGGAGCACCCCATAGTAGTTCTTAAGAAAAAATCAGATACTGCCTTAAGTCCATATCTGGCCCCGGATACCAATTACATTGGCCTTATGCTGCCTTACACGCCACTTCATTGTATTCTTCTTTTTTTGTATCAGAAATATATTGGAGCGGAGAAGTTGCCGGCCCTGGTAATGACATCGGGCAATTTCAGTTCTGAGCCTATTTCTTTAGGTAACCGGGAGGCTCTAAAGAGACTTTCAAAAATTGCCGATTACTTTCTTGTCCACAATAGAGATATTTTAATTCGCTGTGATGATTCGGTCGTTTATACCAGTGAGGGTAAAAGGCTTTTTTTCCGCAGGGCCAGGGGATATACTCCATCGCCTGTTTTTTTGGCCTCCGAAGGAGAGACAGTCCTTGGAGTTGGCCCGGAACTTAAAAACACCATTTGTCTAACCAAGGAAAACCAGGCCTTTGTTTCCCAGCACATTGGCGATTTAAAGAATCTGGAGACCTATGAATTTTTTCTGGAGAGCATTGCGCACTGGCAAAAAATTCTCCAGGTAAGTCCAAAAGCCATAGTTTGTGACCTTCATCCCGATTATTTAAGCACCAAATATGCACGTGAGCATGGCTTGCCGGTATATAGTTTGCAACATCACTTTGCCCATATTCATGCAGTCCTGGCAGAAAATAAGTTTTCAGGTCCTTGTCTTGGGCTGGCTCTTGACGGGACAGGGTATGGCGAGGACGGCACTTTATGGGGTGGTGAGCTTCTTCTGGTCGATAATGTTCGACTTTCCCATGCCAGGCTTGGTTGCTTCAGCCCAATTTCCTTGCCCGGCGGAGAAATGGCTATCCATGAGCCGTGGCGCATAGCTCGCAGTTTTCTCTATTCAATAGGGATAGATGAAAGCAGGGAGAAATTGCCATGGCTGAAGAGTTTTGCAAAGGCGGATCAAATTGTCATTCAAATGCTCTCAAAAGATATCAATTGTCCTAAATCTTCCAGTTGCGGCCGGTTTTTTGATGCAGTGGCAGCCCTTTTGGGTCTTAGGTTAAAAATAGATTATGAAGGACAGGCCGCTATTATTTTGGAGAGGGTGCAGGATTTTTCTGAGAAAGATTTTTATGAGGCAAAAATAAAAGAGAAAAATGGTCTTTTAGTGTTTGATACCGTAGAATTTATGGCCCAAATTGTTGATGACATGGAAAAAGGGTTGGATAAGGGTCGGATAAGCCGCAGGTTTCACCTGGGACTTATGCATGGTTTATGTAGCTGGGTAAAGAAGGCAAGTGCCAGGACAGACATTAAGCATGTGGCCTTAAGTGGCGGGGTAATGCAAAACCTGACCCTGCACAGGGAATTGCCAGAGATGCTAAAAAGGCAAGGACTAAAGCCTCTTATGCATAGAAAGGTTCCACCAAATGATGCTTGTATTTCTTTGGGACAGGCTGTTTATGGGCAAAAAATGTTAAAAGACTAA
- a CDS encoding PilW family protein — protein MNKINHDKSNNGFTLIELLVVIAISGILLTATYSAFQWQHKSYHIQEEVAEMQQDLRAAMDIMVRETRMAGYDPKNSGKFGITDIRRYDLNGNLNSSGFSAITFTTDLDGDGTVDSNEIISYSIYDYGNDNNLDLARKIGGSGRQLLAENIDSFVLAYAYDDDRDGELETNASNDIIWAIDKNNDGKLEYSTTSVAIDRIRAVRIWILTKTGEQDPDFLNTNTYVVGNQIITRNDKFRRRLLTTFVQCRNMGL, from the coding sequence ATGAACAAAATCAACCATGATAAATCAAACAATGGTTTCACCCTGATAGAGCTTCTTGTCGTCATAGCTATATCCGGAATTCTCCTAACCGCAACATACTCGGCTTTTCAATGGCAGCACAAAAGCTACCACATCCAGGAAGAGGTCGCTGAGATGCAGCAGGATCTGCGGGCGGCCATGGACATAATGGTCAGGGAGACCAGGATGGCAGGCTATGACCCAAAAAATAGCGGAAAATTTGGCATAACAGATATCAGGCGCTACGACCTTAACGGCAACCTTAACTCTTCAGGATTCAGCGCCATCACATTTACTACTGATTTGGATGGCGACGGCACTGTCGACTCAAATGAAATTATCTCCTATTCCATATATGATTATGGTAATGATAATAATCTTGATCTGGCAAGAAAAATCGGAGGTAGCGGCCGGCAATTGCTGGCGGAAAACATAGACTCATTTGTCCTGGCCTATGCCTATGACGACGACCGTGATGGTGAACTGGAAACCAACGCTTCCAATGATATTATATGGGCAATTGATAAGAACAACGATGGTAAACTGGAGTATTCTACCACATCTGTTGCCATTGACCGGATACGCGCGGTCAGGATCTGGATCCTGACCAAGACAGGCGAGCAGGACCCGGATTTTCTAAACACGAATACGTACGTGGTCGGCAATCAAATCATAACACGTAATGATAAATTCCGTCGACGTCTTCTTACCACGTTCGTACAATGTCGGAACATGGGGCTTTAG
- the uvrA gene encoding excinuclease ABC subunit UvrA: MDSKFIHIQGARHHNLKNLTLDIPRDKLVVICGPSGSGKSTLAFDIIYAEGQRRYVESLSAYARQFLPQLDKPLVDKIEGLSPAISLEQQTVSRNPRSTVGTTTEIYDFLRVFFARLGTPFCPKCHQPISAQTSDEIIDRILDLPEKTKFLILSPLVNNKKGTHQELLKKLKSQGFVRVRINGEITILDPLPELNKNQRHTIELVVDRLVMKEDLRKRLADSVELALNYGQGSLILSLVDGEDILLSTQAVCPRCKLSLPRPSPQLFSFNSPQGACPTCSGLGSVDYFEPDLIAPNKGLSLAQGAIIPWKRPKIFDRYIQSLEPLGREFGFTLDTPLQKFSQKALDALFYGHAPLSWPGVIVLLEQGYHLGRIWRDELARFRQTRPCPDCKGARLRPEALAVYIQDLNIFDFTNLSIARALEWLKKLNFSGVQNKIAAPLTRELKHRLEFLVNVGLDYLSLSRNMSTLSGGEAQRIRLASQLGSGLVGVTYVLDEPSIGLHPRDNYRLLRTLRELQSRGNTVLVVEHDESTIRAADHVLELGPGSGALGGDLVYSGDVEGLLKCEHSLTGKYLRGELKIKKPQARRTPKDYLVLKGVQTNNLKNIDCQIPLGCLVVVTGVSGSGKSSLVMDTLYKHLAMAKGIKVENPGVIKGIEGQEKIEKIIAIDQTPIGRTPRSNPATYTKIFDEIRKIFAGTKEARKRGYKPGRFSFNVRGGRCEACQGDGQIRVEMHFLPDVFVTCEVCKGKRYNRETLDIEYKGLNIAQVLDLTVRQAKKFFSHYSILERKLGILEQVGLEYLKLGQAATTLSGGEAQRIKLSRELSKRSLPGTLYILDEPTTGLHMDEVGKLIQVLNQLVDKGASVVIIEHNLDVVACADYVLDLGPGGGENGGQIVAQGTPEEIKNNPHSITGKFL; this comes from the coding sequence ATGGACTCAAAATTCATCCATATTCAAGGTGCCAGGCATCATAATCTCAAAAACCTGACTCTGGACATCCCCAGGGATAAACTGGTGGTCATCTGCGGCCCGTCCGGTTCAGGAAAGTCAACGCTGGCTTTTGATATTATCTATGCTGAAGGGCAAAGAAGATACGTGGAATCTCTGTCTGCGTACGCTCGTCAATTTTTGCCCCAACTAGACAAACCCCTTGTGGATAAAATTGAAGGCCTCTCCCCTGCCATTTCTTTAGAGCAGCAGACCGTTTCCCGGAACCCCCGCTCCACTGTAGGGACAACAACTGAAATTTATGATTTTTTGCGCGTATTTTTTGCCCGCCTGGGCACACCCTTTTGCCCAAAGTGCCATCAGCCCATCTCCGCGCAAACCAGTGATGAAATCATCGACCGCATTTTAGACTTGCCGGAAAAAACGAAATTTCTCATCTTAAGTCCTCTGGTAAATAACAAGAAAGGAACCCATCAGGAGCTTCTAAAAAAACTTAAAAGCCAGGGTTTTGTACGCGTACGCATAAATGGAGAAATAACCATTTTAGACCCTTTGCCAGAGTTAAATAAAAACCAGCGCCACACCATTGAACTGGTGGTGGACCGCCTGGTCATGAAAGAAGATTTACGCAAAAGATTGGCGGATTCTGTTGAACTGGCCTTAAACTATGGTCAGGGCAGCCTGATTCTTTCCCTGGTTGATGGTGAAGACATATTGCTTTCCACCCAGGCTGTTTGTCCCAGGTGCAAACTATCTTTACCCAGGCCCAGCCCACAACTTTTCTCTTTTAATAGCCCGCAGGGTGCCTGTCCCACATGCTCTGGTCTTGGCAGCGTGGATTACTTCGAACCTGACCTTATCGCACCGAACAAGGGGCTGAGCCTTGCTCAAGGGGCCATTATCCCCTGGAAAAGGCCAAAAATCTTTGACCGCTACATACAAAGCCTTGAGCCACTGGGCCGGGAGTTTGGCTTTACCCTGGATACGCCATTGCAAAAATTTTCCCAAAAAGCATTGGATGCCCTTTTTTACGGCCATGCTCCCCTATCCTGGCCGGGAGTAATTGTTTTGCTTGAACAGGGCTATCACCTGGGCCGCATCTGGCGGGACGAACTGGCTCGTTTTCGGCAGACAAGACCGTGTCCGGATTGTAAAGGGGCTAGGCTCAGACCAGAAGCCCTGGCCGTGTATATCCAGGACTTAAATATCTTTGACTTCACTAATCTCTCTATTGCCCGGGCACTTGAATGGCTAAAAAAACTGAATTTTTCCGGAGTACAAAACAAGATCGCTGCCCCATTGACCAGGGAGCTAAAACACAGGCTGGAATTTCTGGTCAATGTAGGCCTGGATTACTTGAGTCTGTCGCGCAACATGTCCACTCTGTCCGGCGGCGAGGCACAGAGGATAAGGCTTGCCAGTCAATTGGGCTCGGGGCTGGTCGGGGTTACCTATGTCCTGGATGAGCCAAGCATTGGCCTGCACCCCAGGGACAACTACCGGTTGCTCAGGACGCTGCGCGAACTCCAAAGCAGGGGCAATACCGTATTGGTCGTGGAACACGATGAATCAACGATTAGGGCCGCAGACCATGTTCTGGAGCTTGGCCCCGGTTCCGGAGCCCTGGGCGGAGATCTGGTTTACAGCGGGGATGTAGAGGGACTATTAAAGTGTGAACATTCACTGACCGGTAAATATCTGCGCGGTGAGCTTAAAATCAAAAAGCCACAGGCAAGAAGAACACCTAAGGATTATCTTGTGCTCAAAGGCGTTCAAACCAATAACTTGAAAAATATCGATTGCCAGATTCCTCTAGGCTGTCTGGTGGTTGTAACCGGAGTTTCAGGCTCTGGTAAAAGTTCTCTGGTCATGGACACATTGTATAAACACCTGGCTATGGCAAAAGGGATCAAGGTAGAAAACCCGGGAGTTATCAAGGGTATTGAAGGCCAGGAAAAGATTGAAAAGATCATTGCCATCGACCAGACACCTATTGGCCGGACACCCAGGTCCAATCCGGCTACATACACCAAAATATTTGATGAAATTCGCAAAATTTTTGCCGGGACCAAAGAAGCCAGGAAACGTGGATATAAACCGGGCCGGTTCAGCTTTAATGTTCGAGGAGGTCGATGTGAAGCCTGTCAGGGCGACGGACAAATCCGGGTAGAAATGCATTTTCTGCCCGATGTCTTTGTTACCTGTGAAGTCTGTAAAGGCAAGAGGTACAATCGTGAGACACTGGATATTGAATATAAAGGCCTGAACATCGCCCAGGTGTTAGACCTTACAGTGCGCCAGGCCAAAAAATTCTTCAGCCATTATTCCATCCTGGAACGCAAATTAGGCATCCTGGAACAGGTCGGCCTGGAGTATTTAAAACTGGGGCAAGCCGCAACCACCCTCTCCGGCGGTGAGGCCCAGCGCATAAAATTATCCAGAGAACTTAGCAAACGAAGCCTGCCCGGAACGCTGTACATCCTGGATGAACCGACCACAGGCCTGCATATGGATGAAGTTGGCAAGCTGATCCAGGTCTTAAATCAACTGGTGGATAAAGGGGCTTCTGTTGTCATTATTGAACATAACCTGGATGTGGTCGCATGCGCTGATTATGTGCTTGATTTAGGCCCTGGAGGAGGTGAAAACGGTGGCCAGATCGTGGCCCAGGGAACACCTGAAGAGATCAAGAACAATCCACACTCGATTACAGGCAAATTTTTATAG